In a genomic window of Quercus lobata isolate SW786 chromosome 4, ValleyOak3.0 Primary Assembly, whole genome shotgun sequence:
- the LOC115985314 gene encoding protein ATAF2-like, translating into MEMVGFRYDPTDEELMKILMGKVNDAEQTHLNHHFDFIVNDCEVYGKIPPWEIYDSHTHYHLHTFHRKLYVFTDLKTTGNRVCRAAACGTWLEKSKPKRIYDSQGNVIGIDRMLSFKAKDLHSGKLNKTNWIMHEFSLANQEFGRSNTVLCVIYKLNKGSGSDCEEANGRGLKRALSSTSAGEEFSCFNTNAAAVISLEPEPEPEPMMPSADDEAFAAWVSGCFSSTAAVAEEASTFNTTGVMSHGQEDAQAQEHKKRRLDADTLTDEEFAAWIADPTFPDEPLSQIFSDLPPLVEVCSQSKSDSVADADFDALITSLISDPTQSDEAWSKIFCI; encoded by the coding sequence ATGGAGATGGTGGGGTTTCGATATGATCCTACAGACGAAGAGTTGATGAAGATTTTAATGGGGAAGGTCAACGATGCAGAACAAACTCACCTAAATcatcattttgattttattgtgAATGATTGTGAGGTATATGGCAAAATTCCTCCATGGGAAATATATGATTCTCATACCCACTATCATTTACACACTTTCCACCGCAAGCTCTACGTCTTCACCGACCTCAAAACAACCGGCAATCGTGTGTGCAGGGCTGCCGCTTGCGGAACCTGGCTTGAAAAAAGCAAGCCCAAAAGAATCTATGATTCTCAGGGCAATGTTATTGGGATCGACAGGATGCTCTCTTTTAAGGCCAAGGATCTTCATTCGGGCAAACTCAACAAAACTAATTGGATAATGCACGAGTTCTCCTTGGCGAATCAGGAATTTGGAAGAAGCAACACAGTCCTGTGTGTCATCTATAAACTAAACAAAGGGTCAGGGTCAGATTGTGAGGAGGCCAACGGAAGAGGTCTCAAAAGAGCTCTCTCTTCTACTTCTGCTGGTGAAGAGTTCTCATGCTTCAATACAAATGCTGCTGCTGTGATTTCACTTGAGCCAGAGCCTGAGCCTGAGCCTATGATGCCTAGTGCTGATGATGAAGCGTTTGCTGCATGGGTTTCTGGATGTTTTTCTTCTACTGCCGCTGTAGCTGAAGAGGCCTCAACCTTCAATACAACTGGTGTGATGTCACATGGACAAGAAGATGCCCAAGCCcaagaacacaaaaaaagaCGGTTGGATGCTGATACTCTTACGGATGAAGAGTTTGCTGCATGGATAGCTGATCCCACATTCCCAGATGAACCATTGAGTCAAATATTTTCTGATCTACCACCCCTGGTTGAAGTATGCAGTCAATCCAAATCAGACTCTGTTGCTGATGCTGATTTTGATGCATTAATTACTTCATTAATTTCTGATCCGACACAATCCGATGAAGCATGGAGTAAAATCTTTTGTATATGa
- the LOC115985313 gene encoding uncharacterized protein LOC115985313 — protein MARSSIEDFSDAATIDFSAPRPTLAGCWSPPPPGVFKINVDGASSDLDGTSSIGVIIRDCNGETFAVLCKPLQSHFPVELTKVLALEQGILLAQDLQLTHVMFESDASNVIDAVNDSALGTPFGHIIQDIIQAKETFSFCSFRHLNRASNYAAHELALFARRNGSHHLWKGVTPSFLESTVQADLLL, from the coding sequence ATGGCTAGAAGTTCCATTGAGGACTTCTCTGATGCAGCAACCATTGATTTTTCTGCTCCTAGGCCGACTCTTGCTGGTTGCTGGTCCCCTCCACCTCCTGGTGTATTCAAGATTAATGTGGATGGAGCCTCTTCGGACCTTGATGGAACCTCTAGTATTGGAGTCATCATCAGAGATTGCAATGGTGAAACTTTTGCTGTCCTCTGCAAACCTCTTCAGTCCCACTTTCCAGTGGAATTAACGAAAGTCCTTGCTTTGGAGCAAGGTATTTTGCTCGCCCAAGATCTGCAGCTCACTCATGTGATGTTTGAAAGTGATGCTTCCAATGTGATAGATGCTGTCAATGATTCTGCCTTAGGGACTCCATTTGGGCACATTATTCAGGACATTATTCAAGCCAAAGAAACCTTTTCTTTCTGCTCTTTTAGGCACCTAAACCGGGCTTCTAATTATGCAGCTCATGAGCTTGCTCTCTTTGCCCGTAGGAATGGATCTCATCATTTGTGGAAAGGGGTTACTCCCTCCTTTTTAGAATCAACTGTACAAGCAGATTTACTGCTCTAA
- the LOC115985315 gene encoding putative pentatricopeptide repeat-containing protein At1g69350, mitochondrial codes for MTLYMPLFRSCTTLRTLTQLHAHLFVAGLHKDPLATTKLVESYSQMGDLQTSRLVFETFPSPDSFMWGVLIKCHVWNHFFEESISLYYKMLYHQVHVNGFIYPNILRACSGFGDLGIGGKVHGRIIKCGFDTDAIVETSLLSMYGEMGCLYNARKIFNGMPMKDVVLWSSLISCYVENEEASEGLDLFHRMICQGDEPDSVTMFSVAEACGDLGFLRLARLVHGQVVTRTIKSEGSLDNSLIVMYTKCGDLHSAEKIFQNVTQRHTASWTAMITCYNQTGCFQEAIGVFLGMQESKVEPNSVTMMVVICSCARLGLLREGKSVHWFVTRKALDADLDFVGPALIELYAECGKLNYCEEVLRVIGERNIVSWNMLISLYARKGLLKQALVAFVQMQTQGLMPDSYGLASSLSACGSVGSIQLGYQIHGHAIKRGILDEFVQNSLIDMYSKCGLVNCGYKIFERIEQRSVRTWSSMVCGFSQNGNSEEAIRLFDQMYMNGIEMNEVTFLSVIQACSHLGHLEKGKWVHHKLITGGLKKDLYVDTALTDMYAKCGDLQAGQGVFDSISKRSVVSWSAMIAGYGIHGQINAAISLFNQMVDSGIKPNDTTFMNIISACSHVGSVEEGKLYFSSMRDFGIKPNTEHFASVVDLLSRAGDLSGAYEIIRSMPFHVDASIWSALLNGCRIYRRMDMIKSIESDLVDISTDDTGYYTLLSNIYGEGGDWDEFGKVRSMMKGLTKVPGWSTIELDNRVYRFGAGDTSHLQTNEIYRILDNFPTLALEQGCDVEYR; via the exons ATGACACTCTATATGCCTCTATTCAGGTCCTGTACCACTTTAAGAACACTAACCCAACTCCATGCCCATCTCTTTGTCGCTGGCCTCCATAAAGACCCACTTGCCACCACCAAACTAGTTGAGTCTTATTCTCAAATGGGTGACCTCCAAACTTCAAGACTTGTCTTTGAGACCTTCCCTTCCCCAGATTCTTTCATGTGGGGTGTACTTATTAAGTGTCATGTTTGGAACCACTTCTTTGAAGAGTCCATTTCATTGTATTATAAAATGTTGTACCATCAAGTACATGTCAATGGATTTATATATCCTAACATTTTGAGAGCTTGTTCTGGTTTTGGTGATCTGGGTATTGGTGGGAAGGTCCATGGGAGGATAATCAAATGTGGGTTTGATACTGATGCTATTGTTGAAACTTCATTGCTTAGTATGTATGGTGAAATGGGATGCTTATATAATGCGCGCAAGATATTCAATGGAATGCCGATGAAAGATGTGGTTTTGTGGAGTTCGCTTATATCGTGTTATGTTGAGAATGAAGAGGCAAGTGAAGGGTTGGATTTGTTTCATAGGATGATTTGTCAAGGTGATGAACCAGATTCGGTGACAATGTTTAGTGTAGCTGAGGCTTGTGGTGACTTAGGTTTTCTGAGACTAGCAAGGTTAGTTCATGGTCAAGTTGTGACAAGGACAATTAAAAGTGAAGGGTCTTTGGATAATTCTTTAATTGTAATGTATACTAAATGTGGTGATTTACATAGTGCAGAGAAGATCTTTCAAAATGTTACTCAACGGCATACTGCTTCATGGACTGCAATGATTACATGCTACAACCAAACTGGTTGCTTCCAAGAAGCAATAGGTGTTTTTCTTGGGATGCAAGAGTCTAAAGTGGAACCCAATTCAGTAACCATGATGGTTGTCATATGTTCATGTGCTAGGTTAGGTTTGCTTAGAGAAGGGAAGTCGGTTCATTGGTTTGTAACAAGAAAAGCGTTAGATGCTGACCTTGATTTTGTTGGGCCAGCATTAATAGAATTATATGCTGAATGTGGAAAACTAAATTATTGTGAGGAAGTTCTTCGTGTAATTGGGGAGAGAAATATTGTCTCATGGAACATGCTAATATCTCTTTATGCTCGGAAAGGATTGTTGAAGCAGGCATTAGTGGCATTTGTGCAGATGCAGACACAGGGACTGATGCCAGATTCATATGGCCTGGCAAGTTCTCTTTCAGCTTGTGGAAGTGTGGGTTCAATACAGCTTGGATATCAGATTCATGGTCATGCTATCaaaaggggtattttggatgaGTTTGTCCAGAATTCACTAATTGACATGTACTCGAAATGTGGCCTTGTGAATTGTGGATACAAGATATTTGAAAGAATTGAACAGAGAAGTGTGAGAACTTGGAGTTCTATGGTTTGTGGATTTTCTCAGAATGGTAATTCAGAAGAGGCAATCAGGTTGTTTGATCAAATGTATATGAATGGAATTGAGATGAATGAAGTGACTTTCTTAAGTGTAATTCAAGCGTGCTCCCATTTGGGTCAtctagaaaaaggaaaatgggttCACCACAAGCTCATTACTGGTGGTTTGAAGAAAGATCTTTATGTAGATACAGCTTTAACTGACATGTATGCCAAGTGTGGAGATCTTCAAGCAGGCCAAGGAGTTTTTGATAGCATCTCAAAGCGAAGCGTGGTTTCATGGAGTGCCATGATTGCTGGCTATGGAATACATGGTCAGATCAATGCTGCCATCTCACTCTTCAATCAGATGGTAGATTCAGGAATAAAACCAAATGA tacaaCCTTCATGAATATAATATCAGCTTGTAGTCATGTAGGATCTGTGGAAGAAGGTAAGTTATATTTTAGCTCAATGAGGgattttggcatcaagcctaatacaGAACATTTTGCTAGTGTAGTTGACCTTCTGAGCCGAGCCGGTGATCTCAGTGGTGCATATGAAATTATCAGATCAATGCCATTTCATGTGGATGCTAGCATCTGGAGTGCTCTGCTAAATGGGTGTCGAATCTACAGGAGAATGGACATGATTAAAAGCATTGAAAGTGACCTTGTAGATATTAGTACAGATGATACTGGATACTACACCTTATTATCTAATATATATGGAGAAGGGGGAGACTGGGATGAATTTGGGAAGGTGAGGTCAATGATGAAAGGTCTAACAAAGGTTCCTGGGTGGAGTACAATTGAACTTGATAACAGAGTCTACAGATTTGGAGCTGGAGACACTTCTCATTTGCAAACCAATGAAATATACAGGATTTTGGATAATTTTCCAACTTTGGCTCTTGAACAAGGATGTGATGTAGAATATAGATAA